A stretch of the Uranotaenia lowii strain MFRU-FL chromosome 3, ASM2978415v1, whole genome shotgun sequence genome encodes the following:
- the LOC129753254 gene encoding uncharacterized protein LOC129753254 codes for MIPELRRGSTVKSAEYSALTQEIVGQTAEIRALSTTVTVRVKNLNEIATDVEVKDALKDLCQIGTDPKSGTQVAFVKLLVAAANAALECGRLKVGWSIFQIAIPQQPERCFRCVEYGHKTFACKGTDRTALCWRCSEAGPHAASCTKHAKCLHCGGGHRAGNPRCPAFQKASAAPSRV; via the coding sequence ATGATCCCCGAACTCCGACGTGGCTCGACGGTAAAAAGCGCGGAATATAGTGCGCTTACCCAGGAGATAGTTGGCCAAACTGCGGAAATCCGAGCCCTTAGCACCACGGTTACCGTCAGGGTGAAAAACCTCAACGAGATAGCCACGGATGTTGAGGTTAAGGATGCGCTGAAAGATCTGTGCCAGATCGGAACAGATCCCAAATCCGGGACACAGGTGGCTTTCGTGAAACTTCTGGTTGCAGCAGCAAATGCAGCACTTGAgtgtgggcggctaaaggtAGGCTGGTCTATCTTCCAGATAGCCATCCCCCAGCAACCGGAAAGGTGCTTCCGTTGTGTGGAATATGGGCACAAAACATTCGCCTGCAAGGGCACAGATAGGACTGCCTTGTGTTGGCGGTGCAGTGAAGCCGGCCCTCATGCGGCTAGTTGCACCAAACACGCAAAGTGTCTTCACTGCGGTGGAGGACAcagggctggcaaccctaggtgccccgcCTTTCAAAAGGCGTCGGCTGCACCTTCGCGGGTATAG
- the LOC129753255 gene encoding uncharacterized protein LOC129753255 — protein sequence MAEFTETIRTSTPVPTTEQFNCVACDKPDSMCDMVQCDTCDRWWHQLCAGVTNSIEKVPWSCRDCIPAGSAPSIKSSRARQASLKLQQLDVQRALESQARKVKLQAKLDDIAADQQYVQDRYNLLRENNEDDDEEESVRSQGSHRGNRLRVENWLNQTQVPNVSAAKPGLTSGQPQPPMSSAITEQQPREVLTRIQQQGRSTGAYPKNSAGRNPSAFLNQNVQPWPDNQEWNSWSVMGVHQWESVLLQKGRLQMEGPKTKSFGIQQHSTGSANVGARSSQEHLGLEYQPSNQPNPVSRAAKSRPTFPSLVPLAPPLAAPIQLASQVDAGITTGTSGQIPTFTRSGCHSAPRITPATNPSDQFEPETPRRNPSHPSTNPGAPTDFGHRVPNQSSHQQRFAQQPWQPINNRQQPETSTVPLPPFRNHINEQGKTAPMYAPNENEMPAPEYDPLEPLMNQLGLEPNERPQYTPFINTYQPSQSQLAARQLMARDLPIFDGNPSDWPIFVSTFTNTTLACGYSPVENLNRLQRSLKGAALAAVRSKLMLPDAVPLIMKTLRAFYGRPESLINSLLEKIRVLPAPKPENLGSLADFGMEVQNLCDHIEAANQQAHMNNPSLLSELVEKLPAFAAYQWAVYSSGLASVSLREFGNFMSDLVKHVGKVTKYRGALVKEDKPRAKRGALHTHSETPTTSKEVAVPKKCSLCTQNHPLKDCPKFKSLDVDGRWHTVQREGICRNCLNYHGRRTCRSNSRCGIEGCTTRHHPLLHSNRSFQNKSSASTSNSRSNPTPTAPVQKAPVSGECLTHRSPENKFLFRILPITVHGAGKSIDTHAFVDEGSSLTLVEQSLVKELGAKGTPRVLCLTWTGKISRTDRESEVLDLTISGQNNMKVCLKDSRTVKNLSLSKQSLDFSHLSEQFPHLKGLPVASYTNITPRLLIGLNNLNLTVPLRIKEGQPGAPTAAKTRLGWCLYGGVAENSSLSMVNYHTCSCTADNSLHDLVRDYFRREDVGVSPAIQIESDADTRARRILQTTTSRCGDRFQTGLLWRFDEFELPDSRPMAYKRWECLQRRMNRQPQLRLNLELQIKNYIEKGYAHRATEEELIDSDPRRTWFLPLGAVINPKKPEKVRMIWDASATVDGISLNTMLLKGPDELNPLPWVLFRFRQFPVAISADIAEMFHQIRIIEKDRQAQRFLWNPDPQGQPEVYTMNVATFGSTCSPASAHYVMTLNAKQNEKQYPRAVEGIVKRTYVDDYADSFENEEEASRIAGEVKLIHAKGGFNIRGWMSNSSKVLESLGEAETSQPKSLNLENPRGYERILGMHWTSKEDSLGFSTILPPDINELLATGNRPTKRQLLRCLMSFFDPLGLLAAIILHGKILLQDVWRAGTQWDEPIDNNAFEKWLRWTKCFPKIAEISIPRCYFQEASRELYQDLELHIFVDASEEAYAAVAYFRVSTPEGFICSLVSAKTKVAPLKHWSIPRLELQAAVIGVRLRKFIVDGHSLNIRRTVFWSDSSTVLAWIRSDHRRYTQFVACRVGEILSNSEISEWRWVPSKLNIADHATKWFNEIEIQQDSAWFSGPEFLKESEENWPQPRSSTTTTEELKIPCLVHQLSETQTTVDFTRFSKWERVLRTTAYVNRYIALKTNRVKIFPEHLGQQELRDAENSLFGNAQWCSYPAEMSVAVHNRGKSTEQRNDLPKQSILRQMSPYLDENGVLRVDSRIGAAKRVSTCTKYPVILPQYHRLTDLIIDFYHRKYIHCNFETVVNELRQRFYIPRIRQTVKRVLRQCQWCKIYKSKPQVPRMAPLPEARLAAYTRPFSYTGLDLFGPILVKSGRQALKRWVALFTCLTIRAVHVEVVYSLSTESCIMSIRRFIGRRGAPIEIHSDNGTNFRGADNILQQQVRQFHENMAVTFTNVDTKWVFIPPGTPHMGGSWERLVRSVKTALEGSMIPGRKLDDEAFYTLLVDAEGIVNSRPLTYLPIESEEAEALTPNHFLLGSSNGVKQPESGPISEANGLRNAWSQINLQLDRFWSRWVREYLPTMTQRSKWFGETKPVRLGDLVVVVNEARRNGWARGRVLELVPGSDGRIRRAVVQTNKGLTRQSVAKLAVLEVAQGGNPGSNTSDTSVTGGGMLETGTPA from the coding sequence ATGGCCGAATTCACGGAAACCATCCGGACCAGCACTCCAGTGCCAACAACGGAGCAGTTCAACTGCGTCGCCTGCGATAAACCGGACTCCATGTGTGACATGGTGCAGTGCGACACCTGCGATCGGTGGTGGCACCAGCTCTGTGCCGGCGTGACGAATTCGATCGAGAAAGTCCCCTGGAGTTGTCGGGACTGCATTCCGGCTGGCAGCGCGCCTTCTATAAAATCATCACGCGCGCGCCAGGCCTCCCTCAAGTTGCAGCAGCTCGATGTTCAGCGTGCCTTGGAAAGCCAGGCCAGAAAAGTAAAACTCCAGGCGAAATTGGACGATATTGCCGCAGACCAGCAGTATGTACAGGATCGGTACAATCTGCTGCGAGAAAACAACGAAGACGACGATGAAGAAGAAAGTGTTAGGAGCCAAGGCAGTCACAGAGGCAACCGCCTACGAGTGGAAAACTGGCTCAACCAAACACAAGTTCCAAATGTCAGTGCAGCAAAACCGGGCCTGACAAGTGGTCAGCCGCAGCCGCCGATGAGCAGCGCGATCACCGAGCAACAACCGAGGGAAGTCCTCACGAGGATACAGCAGCAAGGTCGAAGCACTGGCGCGTATCCGAAAAACAGCGCAGGAAGAAATCCAtccgcatttctcaaccaaaaTGTCCAACCTTGGCCAGATAACCAGGAATGGAATTCCTGGTCCGTCATGGGTGTTCATCAGTGGGAATCCGTCCTGCTACAAAAAGGCCGTTTACAAATGGAGGGTCCCAAAACCAAATCGTTTGGTATTCAACAACATTCAACAGGAAGTGCCAACGTAGGTGCTAGGTCGAGTCAGGAGCACCTTGGTCTTGAATATCAGCCGTCGAACCAGCCAAATCCGGTCAGCCGGGCAGCAAAATCCAGACCTACTTTCCCATCACTAGTTCCGTTGGCCCCACCTCTTGCCGCACCAATTCAGCTTGCCTCCCAGGTCGATGCGGGGATTACCACCGGTACCTCAGGACAAATTCCAACTTTTACGAGATCCGGTTGTCATTCAGCCCCTCGGATCACACCAGCAACTAATCCCTCGGATCAATTCGAGCCGGAAACGCCGAGAAGAAACCCGTCGCATCCGTCGACGAATCCAGGGGCACCAACCGACTTCGGGCATCGAGTGCCAAATCAGTCCAGCCATCAACAACGTTTTGCCCAGCAACCGTGGCAGCCGATCAACAACAGACAACAGCCAGAAACAAGTACGGTACCACTTCCACCCTTCAGGAACCACATCAACGAACAAGGTAAGACTGCTCCAATGTATGCcccaaatgaaaatgaaatgccTGCCCCTGAATATGACCCCCTCGAGCCTTTAATGAACCAATTAGGCCTTGAGCCAAATGAACGCCCACAATACACCCCATTTATAAATACCTACCAACCATCTCAATCACAACTTGCGGCACGACAATTAATGGCCCGCGATCTCCCCATCTTCGATGGCAATCCCTCTGATTGGCCAATATTTGTGAGTACTTTCACCAACACCACCCTCGCCTGCGGTTACTCTCCCGTGGAAAATCTAAACCGTCTACAACGCTCCTTGAAAGGTGCTGCCTTAGCAGCCGTTCGCAGCAAGCTCATGCTCCCTGATGCTGTTCCGCTCATCATGAAGACTCTTCGCGCCTTCTACGGCCGTCCCGAATCGCTTATCAATTCCCTCTTGGAAAAGATCCGCGTCTTACCAGCTCCAAAGCCCGAGAACCTGGGGTCACTGGCCGACTTTGGAATGGAGGTGCAGAATCTTTGTGACCACATTGAAGCAGCGAATCAACAAGCACATATGAACAATCCCTCTCTCTTATCGgaacttgttgaaaaattacCGGCGTTTGCTGCATATCAATGGGCAGTCTACAGCAGTGGTTTGGCGAGTGTCAGTCTACGAGAATTTGGTAATTTCATGTCGGATTTGGTCAAGCATGTCGGTAAGGTGACAAAGTATCGTGGGGCGTTAGTGAAGGAAGACAAGCCTAGGGCGAAGCGTGGCGCTTTACACACACATTCAGAAACACCAACTACATCGAAGGAGGTCGCTGTTCCGAAAAAGTGTTCGCTTTGTACTCAAAATCATCCTCTCAAAGATTGTCCGAAATTCAAGTCGTTGGATGTCGATGGTCGTTGGCATACGGTGCAAAGGGAAGGTATTTGTCGCAATTGTTTAAACTACCATGGTCGAAGGACGTGTCGCAGCAACAGTCGGTGTGGAATCGAAGGCTGCACAACACGTCATCATCCTCTGCTCCATTCAAATCGCTCTTTCCAAAACAAGTCATCCGCATCAACATCCAATAGTCGATCAAATCCTACTCCAACAGCTCCGGTGCAGAAAGCACCAGTATCCGGTGAATGTCTAACACATCGTAGCCCAGAAAACAAGTTTCTCTTCCGTATACTTCCGATAACAGTTCATGGTGCAGGAAAGTCAATTGATACACATGCCTTTGTTGATGAAGGGTCCTCTCTCACACTTGTTGAGCAATCTCTTGTTAAAGAATTAGGTGCGAAGGGAACTCCACGAGTTTTATGTTTGACATGGACAGGCAAAATATCTCGAACTGATAGAGAATCGGAAGTTTTAGACTTGACTATCTCCGGCCAGAACAACATGAAAGTTTGTTTGAAAGATTCACGTACTGTCAAGAACTTATCCCTGAGCAAGCAATCTCTCGATTTTTCGCATCTTTCCGAACAATTTCCGCACCTGAAAGGGCTTCCTGTCGCTTCGTATACCAATATAACTCCTCGTTTGCTCATTGGTTTGAACAATCTCAACTTAACTGTCCCATTGCGCATTAAAGAAGGCCAGCCAGGAGCGCCTACAGCAGCAAAAACAAGGCTTGGTTGGTGCTTGTATGGCGGAGTAGCGGAGAATAGCTCATTATCCATGGTCAACTACCACACCTGTTCATGTACGGCCGACAATTCTTTGCACGATCTAGTTCGGGATTATTTCAGAAGAGAGGACGTAGGTGTATCACCTGCGATACAGATAGAGTCAGATGCTGACACAAGAGCACGACGTATTCTGCAGACAACTACGTCACGATGTGGTGATCGATTTCAAACGGGTCTACTCTGGCGATTCGACGAATTTGAACTTCCGGACAGTCGCCCGATGGCATACAAACGCTGGGAATGCTTGCAACGTAGAATGAACCGTCAGCCTCAGTTGCGACTCAATCTTGAACTGCAGATAAAGAACTACATCGAAAAGGGCTATGCCCACCGTGCAACTGAAGAGGAGCTGATCGATTCCGACCCGAGACGCACTTGGTTTCTTCCGCTTGGAGCGGTCATCAATCCTAAAAAGCCGGAGAAGGTGCGCATGATATGGGACGCTTCCGCCACCGTAGACGGAATTTCTCTGAACACAATGCTATTGAAAGGCCCTGACGAACTCAATCCTCTACCTTGGGTCCTATTTCGCTTCCGGCAATTTCCCGTGGCCATTTCAGCGGATATTGCGGAAATGTTCCACCAGATTAGAATCATCGAAAAAGACAGGCAAGCTCAGCGCTTTCTCTGGAACCCGGATCCACAAGGTCAACCAGAAGTTTACACCATGAACGTAGCTACCTTCGGTTCCACCTGTTCTCCCGCATCTGCGCACTACGTTATGACTCTGAACGCCaagcaaaacgaaaaacaaTATCCCAGGGCAGTAGAGGGAATAGTTAAAAGAACCTACGTTGATGATTACGCAGATAGTTTTGAGAACGAAGAAGAAGCGTCACGAATAGCGGGTGAAGTCAAATTGATTCATGCCAAGGGTGGATTCAACATAAGAGGCTGGATGTCTAACAGTTCTAAGGTCCTCGAAAGCCTCGGAGAAGCCGAAACCTCACAGCCGAAATCGCTAAACTTGGAGAACCCAAGGGGTTATGAACGCATCTTAGGTATGCACTGGACGTCGAAAGAAGATAGCCTGGGGTTCTCGACCATTCTACCTCCAGATATCAACGAATTGCTAGCCACCGGTAACCGTCCGACAAAACGACAACTGCTACGATGCCTTATGAGCTTCTTTGATCCTCTCGGGCTCCTTGCAGCTATCATTCTCCATGGGAAGATTCTCCTCCAAGATGTCTGGAGAGCAGGAACGCAATGGGATGAGCCAATAGACAACAATGCCTTCGAAAAATGGTTACGGTGGACGAAATGTTTCCCGAAGATTGCCGAAATTTCCATTCCTCGCTGTTACTTCCAAGAAGCATCCCGGGAACTTTATCAAGATCTTGAACTCCATATTTTCGTTGACGCAAGCGAAGAAGCTTACGCCGCTGTAGCGTATTTTCGCGTCTCCACTCCTGAAGGATTTATCTGCTCTCTAGTATCCGCTAAAACCAAGGTAGCCCCTTTAAAACACTGGTCCATACCTCGTCTTGAGTTGCAAGCAGCCGTGATAGGAGTTCGATTGAGGAAATTCATCGTAGACGGACATTCACTGAACATTCGACGCACCGTTTTCTGGTCTGACTCAAGCACTGTCCTCGCATGGATTCGTTCGGACCACCGACGTTACACCCAGTTTGTTGCGTGTCGTGTAGGCGAAATACTCTCGAACAGTGAAATCTCCGAATGGCGTTGGGTCCCTTCGAAACTCAACATTGCAGATCATGCTACGAAGTGGTTCAACGAGATTGAGATCCAACAAGATTCCGCTTGGTTTAGCGGACCCGAATTCCTGAAAGAGTCCGAAGAAAACTGGCCTCAACCTAGATCGTCTACGACTACTACTGAAGAACTCAAGATACCCTGTCTCGTCCATCAACTTTCTGAAACTCAAACAACTGTCGACTTCACCAGATTTTCTAAATGGGAGAGAGTCTTAAGAACCACTGCTTATGTGAACCGTTACATTGCCCTCAAGACAAACCGTGTGAAAATTTTTCCAGAACATCTTGGTCAGCAGGAACTCCGTGATGCCGAAAATTCACTGTTCGGGAATGCCCAATGGTGTTCATATCCTGCCGAAATGAGCGTTGCGGTTCACAATCGAGGAAAATCGACAGAACAACGAAATGATCTACCGAAACAAAGCATTCTTCGCCAAATGTCACCGTACTTGGATGAAAACGGCGTTCTTCGTGTCGACAGCCGTATCGGTGCAGCAAAACGTGTGTCAACGTGCACTAAGTATCCAGTGATTCTTCCTCAATACCATCGACTAACCGACTTGATCATAGACTTCTACCATCGAAAATACATCCACTGCAACTTCGAAACCGTCGTCAATGAGTTGCGCCAGCGATTCTACATTCCCCGTATTCGACAAACAGTGAAGCGTGTCCTTCGACAATGCCAGTGGTGTAAAATCTATAAATCCAAACCCCAGGTTCCTCGGATGGCACCTTTACCGGAAGCAAGACTTGCCGCATATACTCGTCCCTTCAGTTACACTGGTCTGGACCTATTTGGACCAATATTAGTGAAGTCTGGGAGACAAGCGTTGAAAAGATGGGTCGCTCTCTTCACATGCTTGACCATCAGAGCTGTGCACGTAGAGGTCGTTTACAGTTTGAGCACCGAGTCGTGCATTATGAGCATTCGTCGTTTCATCGGAAGGCGAGGAGCTCCAATCGAGATCCATTCAGACAATGGGACAAATTTCCGGGGCGCTGACAATATCCTGCAACAACAAGTCCGACAGTTCCACGAAAACATGGCAGTCACGTTCACCAACGTGGATACGAAATGGGTATTCATTCCACCAGGCACTCCTCACATGGGCGGTTCGTGGGAGCGCCTGGTACGCTCTGTGAAAACAGCGCTAGAGGGGAGCATGATTCCGGGAAGAAAGTTGGACGACGAGGCCTTCTACACACTGCTGGTAGACGCTGAAGGAATCGTCAACAGTCGACCGTTGACCTACTTACCCATCGAGTCAGAAGAAGCAGAAGCACTAACTCCCAACCATTTCCTGTTGGGAAGCAGCAATGGTGTCAAACAACCGGAGTCGGGACCGATCAGCGAAGCCAATGGGTTGAGAAACGCGTGGAGCCAGATAAATCTACAGCTTGATCGCTTTTGGAGTCGTTGGGTGCGCGAATACCTCCCGACCATGACGCAACGGTCTAAATGGTTCGGTGAGACGAAACCGGTTCGTTTGGGAGACTTGGTTGTTGTAGTAAATGAAGCAAGGAGAAATGGCTGGGCTCGAGGGCGGGTGTTGGAACTGGTTCCTGGGTCAGATGGGCGCATTAGAAGGGCAGTCGTGCAGACAAATAAGGGACTCACTCGTCAATCTGTTGCAAAGCTAGCAGTCTTAGAGGTCGCACAAGGAGGAAACCCTGGATCTAACACTTCAGATACCAGTGTTACGGGAGGGGGGATGTTGGAAACTGGCACCCCTGCCTAA
- the LOC129755718 gene encoding thioredoxin domain-containing protein 15: MFWSLHGLLKKFCNRLKTTSKGHVGFSELFPYLCSHSRNKMLFLKVLVSCLIVIQGCSAFRFGGLELYAQIFNGDFLDYKPFGGESPKPSEDQPHQHQQQEISSSEGYTRNSFLDFITYKDKRFCSIDDEEIEDADGDSKNTYRKRPLKVKCILAKGNGTLHIITSLKEVISTLAPHGNSTKRSQAGSCVVMLFYTKTCIHSALMAPHYNALARHFPDLKVAAIDAFNFHYLNTEFGILGLPTIMFFHQGRPLIKFNETEITLESLVKFVTKHSGVEPRLANHKMTIQVPHYISDDFKGPLSNKVEKKTDYWLYVAWIFIVVCGCYYFTKSVFYVQIVEMVKRNWRESEAHHR; this comes from the exons ATGTTTTGGAGCCTGCATGGCTTGCTAAAAAAGTTTTGCAATcgtttgaaaactacttcaaaaGGTCACGTaggtttttcagaattatttccATATTTATGCAGCCACTCTCGCAATAAAATGCTGTTCTTGAAAGTCCTTGTGAGTTGTTTGATCG TAATTCAAGGTTGCTCTGCGTTCCGTTTTGGTGGTTTGGAACTGTACGCGCAGATCTTTAATGGAGATTTCCTGGATTATAAACCTTTCGGCGGAGAAAGTCCGAAACCAAGCGAAGATCAACCTCATCAACACCAACAACAGGAGATTTCTTCTTCCGAAGGTTACACTCGTAATTCCTTTTTGGATTTCATTACCTACAAGGACAAACGCTTTTGTTCGATAGACGATGAGGAAATAGAAGATGCCGATGGGGATTCAAAAAATACCTATAGGAAGCGCCCTTTGAAGGTCAAATGCATTCTAGCAAAAGGAAATGGCACGCTACATATTATCACTTCGCTCAAAGAAGTTATAAGCACGCTGGCGCCTCACGGAAATTCGACCAAGCGTTCTCAGGCCGGAAGTTGTGTCGTGATGCTGTTCTATACCAAAACATGCATTCACAGTGCGTTGATGGCACCACATTACAATGCATTGGCTAGACATTTTCCCGACCTCAAGGTGGCCGCAATCGATGCCTTTAACTTCCACTATCTGAACACCGAATTCGGTATCCTTGGGCTACCGACAATCATGTTCTTTCACCAAGGTCGGCCACTTATAAAGTTCAATGAAACTGAAATAACGTTGGAGTCGTTGGTCAAATTTGTAACCAAGCACAGTGGCGTAGAACCTCGATTGGCTAATCACAAGATGACCATTCAAGTACCGCACTACATTTCGGATGATTTCAAGGGACCGTTATCCAACAAGGTCGAGAAGAAAACCGACTACTGGCTCTATGTGGCATGGATTTTCATAGTAGTGTGTGGGTGCTACTATTTTACCAAGTCCGTTTTTTACGTGCAGATAGTCGAAATGGTCAAGCGAAATTGGAGGGAATCGGAAGCTCACCATCgttag
- the LOC129756512 gene encoding small G protein signaling modulator 3 homolog, with translation MDVAKSLFGARDHEGYVGKDEHMKKLETAISEDDGDLVELTESLHIADESLRPIAGGPFSALTPSMWPQDILAKLGQPEKDEPPNHQPDYRFDEFGFRVEEEDGPEQNSNKLLSIPFMEDPAQRLQWIAHLEFSHNKEATELTWDNVDVVLPRTEKLKNMVRSGIPHSLRPQMWMRMSGALQKKLKSETSYQDIVKASSNDALMTSKQIEKDLLRIMPTNACFSSMNSTGVPRLRRILRGIAWLYPDIGYCQGTGVIAASLLLLQEEEDAFWMMATIVEDLLPASYYSSTLLGIQADQKVMQTLIGNYLTVVDETLKSHDIELSLITLHWFLTLFASVVHMKILLRIWDWFFYDGSIVLFQLTLGMLKIKESSMKNLENSAQIFNSLSDIPGDIDDVEHLFSISMEVGGSLSPMVIETHRRRHLAYLMADQGGLVGNPEAASNLPKQHLARRQMKKSKSMLQMILFGNDGVDDDLKNKNIRQTEILVDLREAISKVARHFLTIEPKLSAHIKLIPDYSMDSHAKDHENYINVSRTRSRRAKALHDFERHDDDELGFRKNDIITIISQKDEHCWVGELNGLRGWFPAKFVELLDERSKQYSCAGDDAISETVTDLVRGTLAPTIKQVLEHGMKRPSFLGGPCHPWLFIEEAATREVEKDFESVYSRLVLCKTYRLDEDGKVLTPEELLYRCVQAVNQGHDAAHAQMDVKLRSLICLGLNEQVLHLWMEVLCSCTEIVHKWYQPWSFIYSPGWVQIKCELRLLSQFAFNLNPDWELPAKREATQSQPLKDGVRDMLVKHHLFSWDL, from the exons ATGGATGTAGCCAAATCTCTGTTCGGTGCCCGAGATCACGAAGGCTATGTTGGCAAAGATGAACATATG AAAAAGCTTGAAACGGCGATATCAGAAGACGACGGCGATTTGGTGGAGCTTACGGAGAGTCTACACATTGCGGATGAGAGCCTTCGGCCGATTGCAGGAGGTCCCTTTTCGGCCCTTACCCCTTCAATGTGGCCGCAAGACATCTTAGCCAAATTGGGTCAGCCAGAAAAGGATGAGCCTCCTAATCACCAACCCGATTACAGATTTGACGAGTTTGGTTTCCGTGTGGAAGAAGAAGATGGGCCGGAACAAAATTCCAACAAACTGCTCAGTATTCCTTTTATGGAAGATCCGGCCCAACGGCTGCAATGGATTGCCCATCTGGAATTTTCTCACAATAAAGAAGCCACCGAGCTCACGTGGGACAATGTTGATGTTGTTTTGCCGAGAACCGAAAAGCTTAAGAATATGGTCCGGTCTGGCATTCCTCACTCCTTGCGTCCCCAGATGTGGATGCGAATGTCCGGAGCTCTGCAGAAGAAACTAAAGTCGGAAACGTCGTACCAGGACATCGTGAAGGCATCGTCTAATGACGCTCTGATGACCTCCAAACAAATCGAGAAGGATTTGTTGAGAATCATGCCTACGAACGCTTGTTTCAGCTCAATGAACAGCACCGGTGTTCCTAGGCTACGCCGAATATTGCGAGGCATTGCTTGGCTGTACCCGGACATTGGCTACTGTCAGGGTACGGGAGTTATTGCTGCTTCACTTTTACTGCTCCAGGAAGAAGAAGATGCATTTTGGATGATGGCTACCATCGTTGAAGATTTGTTACCCGCATCATACTACTCCTCTACTTTGCTCGGTATCCAAGCGGACCAAAAGGTCATGCAAACATTGATCGGCAACTATCTAACGGTGGTGGACGAGACATTGAAAAGCCATGACATTGAACTATCACTAATCACGCTGCACTGGTTTCTCACCTTGTTCGCTAGTGTGGTTCACATGAAGATCTTGCTAAG AATATGGGACTGGTTCTTTTACGATGGTTCGATTGTACTGTTTCAATTAACTCTGGGAAtgctaaaaattaaagaatcctcaatgaaaaatcttgaaaattcagctcaaattttcaattcactaTCGGACATACCCGGAGACATCGACGATGTAGAGCATCTGTTTTCGATTTCGATGGAAGTGGGCGGTTCTCTTTCGCCTATGGTCATTGAGACACACCGTAGGCGCCATTTGGCATATTTGATGGCTGATCAGGGAGGGCTTGTAGGAAATCCGGAAGCCGCCTCGAACTTACCCAAACAACATTTGGCTCGTCGACAGatgaaaaaatccaaatcaatgCTGCAAATGATTTTGTTTGGCAACGATGGTGTCGATGATGATCTGAAGAACAAAAACATAAGGCAAACGGAAATATTGGTAGACTTGCGGGAAGCTATTTCTAAAGTAGCTCGACATTTTTTAACCATCGAACCAAAGCTCAGCGCTCACATAAAGCTGATTCCTGACTACAGTATGGACAGCCATGCGAAAGATCACGAGAACTACATTAACGTATCGAGAACTCGTAGCCGCCGTGCTAAGGCTTTGCATGATTTTGAACGTCATGACGATGATGAATTGGGTTTCCGTAAGAACGACATCATTACGATTATAAGTCAGAAAGATGAACACTGCTGGGTTGGTGAATTAAATGGATTACGTGGTTGGTTTCCTGCTAAGTTTGTCGAACTGCTGGATGAAAGAAGCAAGCAGTATAGCTGTGCCGGTGATGACGCTATTTCGGAAACGGTTACCGATCTTGTGCGAGGCACATTAGCACCAACTATCAAGCAG gtTCTAGAACATGGCATGAAGCGTCCCTCGTTTCTCGGTGGCCCATGTCACCCGTGGCTATTCATTGAAGAGGCAGCAACTCGGGAGGtagaaaaagattttgaatcaGTCTACTCACGATTGGTTCTGTGCAAAACGTATCGACTCGATGAAGATGGTAAGGTTCTTACACCCGAAGAACTCTTGTACCGTTGCGTTCAGGCAGTCAATCAAGGACACGATGCAGCCCACGCCCAAATGGATGTCAAACTACGATCTCTTATTTGTCTAGGTTTGAACGAACAGGTGCTTCATTTGTGGATGGAAGTGCTGTGCAGTTGCACGGAAATTGTCCACAAATGGTATCAACCGTGGAGCTTCATCTATTCCCCCGGATGGGTGCAAATAAAGTGTGAACTGCGTCTTCTGTCGCAGTTTGCATTCAACCTCAACCCGGACTGGGAATTGCCGGCCAAACGAGAGGCCACTCAAAGTCAACCCTTGAAAGACGGTGTGCGCGACATGCTAGTCAAGCATCATCTGTTCTCTTGGGATCTCtag